A genomic window from Clostridiales bacterium includes:
- the aspS gene encoding aspartate--tRNA(Asn) ligase: MKRTYIKDLTAGECLIKGYVETIRDKKIMFIVIRDVTGAVQVTIEKDNPTYETAKKLTPHSFVAITGKCVFSEYVRNGGKEIYPTAIEIMSIADLVPLNSESGQDLRMDYRWIDLRDEKKVFMFRIQTAFERLAVEYFNKNGFIEIHTPKITALSSEGGSEVFELKNYFGQKAYLTQSPQLYKQMSMMAGFDRTFEIGEYFRANPSFTSRHDTEFTGIDVEVSFIENHHDVMDIEEALLKHIINGVKKQFNDEYKKYFDNDIISLDYKIPRITLADAYRILKDEMNYEVPRALKGDLDPDGEKLICKYVKDKFGSDFVFIIDFPAKARAFYSMKKDDDPTLTKTYDLLFKGIEITSGAQREHRYDNLRQNIIENGIEPETMTEYLDFFRYGAPTHGGFGLGITRTLVKLFDLPSVKDVTFLFRGPSRLKP; the protein is encoded by the coding sequence ATGAAAAGAACGTACATCAAAGACCTTACTGCGGGCGAGTGCCTGATAAAAGGCTACGTCGAAACGATCCGCGACAAGAAGATAATGTTTATCGTCATTCGCGACGTGACGGGCGCGGTGCAGGTGACTATCGAAAAAGACAATCCCACGTACGAAACGGCGAAAAAGCTCACGCCGCACAGCTTTGTTGCGATCACAGGCAAGTGCGTGTTCTCGGAATACGTGCGCAACGGCGGCAAGGAGATCTACCCCACCGCAATCGAGATCATGAGCATTGCCGATCTCGTTCCGCTCAACAGCGAGAGCGGGCAGGACCTTAGAATGGACTACCGCTGGATCGATCTCCGCGACGAGAAAAAGGTGTTCATGTTCCGCATCCAGACGGCGTTCGAGCGGCTCGCCGTAGAGTATTTCAATAAGAACGGGTTTATCGAGATCCATACGCCTAAGATCACCGCGCTGTCGAGCGAGGGCGGGTCCGAGGTGTTCGAGCTCAAAAACTATTTCGGGCAGAAAGCGTATCTCACGCAGAGCCCGCAGCTGTACAAGCAAATGTCGATGATGGCGGGCTTCGACCGCACGTTCGAAATCGGCGAGTATTTCCGCGCCAACCCCAGCTTTACTTCGCGCCACGACACCGAGTTCACGGGTATCGACGTCGAGGTGTCGTTCATAGAAAACCACCACGACGTTATGGACATAGAGGAAGCGCTCTTAAAGCACATAATCAACGGCGTTAAAAAACAGTTCAACGACGAGTACAAGAAGTATTTCGATAACGATATTATTTCGCTCGATTACAAGATCCCGCGCATTACGCTCGCCGACGCATACCGCATACTCAAAGACGAGATGAACTACGAAGTGCCGCGCGCGCTCAAAGGCGATCTCGATCCCGACGGAGAGAAGCTTATCTGCAAGTACGTCAAAGACAAGTTCGGCAGTGATTTCGTGTTCATTATCGACTTCCCTGCCAAGGCGCGCGCGTTCTATTCCATGAAGAAGGACGACGACCCCACGCTTACCAAGACCTACGATCTTTTGTTCAAGGGCATAGAGATCACGTCGGGCGCACAGCGCGAACACCGTTACGATAACCTGCGCCAGAATATTATCGAGAACGGGATCGAACCCGAAACCATGACCGAGTATCTCGATTTCTTCCGCTACGGCGCGCCTACGCACGGTGGGTTCGGTCTGGGTATTACCCGTACGCTCGTCAAGCTGTTCGACCTGCCGTCGGTCAAGGACGTAACGTTCCTGTTCCGCGGACCGAGCAGACTTAAACCGTAG